In the Brachyhypopomus gauderio isolate BG-103 chromosome 4, BGAUD_0.2, whole genome shotgun sequence genome, one interval contains:
- the LOC143511712 gene encoding uncharacterized protein LOC143511712: MLKLTQMQEEFRDAIGRLLEKSTDQPSTSSDTLDLLNEPCESTEDLEGLCSRLQDPAYRKKMIRYLSLQGGGSLGDAVRRMLRKIGSNSLWTEYSFKGRKGKLSFEGLPINDVIIRACNKCYPEAKCQEIEDMIAVTLKHAPHRGRTNNQASHQETLEKEA; the protein is encoded by the exons ATGCTAAAATTAACACAGATGCAGGAGGAATTTAGGGACGCCATTGGAAGACTACTGGAGAAGAGCACAGACCAGCCAAGTACCTCCAGTGACACATTAGATTTGCTAAATGAGCCATGTGAATCAACAGAGGACTTGGAAGGCCTCTGCAGTAGACTGCAAGATCCTGCATACCGTAAGAAGATG ATCCGATATCTAAGTCTCCAGGGGGGAGGCAGCTTGGGAGATGCTGTCAGGAGGATGCTTCGCAAAATTGGAAGCAACTCTCTGTGGACTGAATACAGCTTTAAAGGGAGAAAAGGAAAACTATCTTTTGAGGGACTCCCCATTAATGATGTCATCATAC GTGCATGCAACAAGTGTTATCCTGAGGCAAAATGCCAGGAGATTGAGGACATGATTGCTGTCACGCTGAAACATGCGCCACATCGTGGGAGAACAAATAATCAG GCTTCACACCAAGAAACCCTTGAAAAGGAGGCGTAA